A single window of Paenibacillus sp. SYP-B4298 DNA harbors:
- a CDS encoding ParB N-terminal domain-containing protein, which yields MNIQIIPIDKINPAAYNPRVDLQPGDPEYEKLRRSIEEFGYIDPIIWNQRTGNMVGGHQRHKILKVRGYTEVAVSVVDLDEQQEKLLNIALNKVSGRWDDEALARLLDELQAAGAEIELTGFDAEEVDRLLAEFAEPLPDQLGDFNNKELDVDEFDESRFDCKCPRCGFVFDREEAP from the coding sequence ATGAACATTCAGATTATCCCAATAGACAAGATCAACCCAGCGGCGTACAACCCGCGTGTCGATCTGCAGCCGGGAGATCCCGAATACGAGAAGTTGCGCCGCAGCATTGAGGAATTTGGCTACATTGACCCCATCATCTGGAACCAGCGCACTGGCAACATGGTCGGCGGTCACCAGCGGCATAAGATACTGAAGGTGCGCGGTTATACTGAGGTGGCCGTGTCTGTGGTGGATCTGGACGAGCAGCAGGAGAAGCTGTTGAACATCGCTCTGAACAAGGTATCAGGCCGCTGGGATGACGAAGCACTGGCCAGGCTGCTGGATGAGTTACAAGCGGCGGGTGCGGAGATTGAGCTGACGGGCTTTGACGCGGAGGAGGTTGATCGGCTGCTGGCCGAGTTTGCGGAGCCGCTCCCTGATCAGCTCGGCGACTTCAACAACAAGGAGCTGGACGTTGACGAGTTCGATGAATCCCGCTTTGACTGCAAATGCCCGCGCTGCGGCTTCGTGTTTGACCGGGAGGAAGCGCCATGA